GGTAGCTAGCTAGGCTGCCCCGCAGCCAAGGCTGGCTGTGAGGCCCAGTTGCCTACGATAAACTCAAGCTTCAAGGCTCAGCTGCCTTGCGACAGCTTTTGTCGCGAGGCTGAACTGCCTCGAGGTAAGCTCAGGCCGCGAGGCCCAGCTACCTTGCGGCAAGCAGCCACAAGTGGGCTCGCGGCGGCTTCATGGCTATTTCCCcttattttttggttaaatCTGACCCACTCAGTAATCGACACGTGTCAGCACCCGTCATCCTTGAGAATCATggtctataaatacccagctacaggacattgagGACTCCCGACTTTGGTAAAATTTAGACATTTTGAATGCGTCTTTACTATTTTAATAGACATTGGGATTCGAGATTGATTTTGGCATCGaagggtcttcgcgggggaagattcccgtGAGCCTTCTAACTCATTTTTCGAGCATCAATAgggccaaatccttgcggcgaagctactggcgaaggcaaaaccttgcagcGAACCTAGCGGCAAAGGAAAAACCTTGCAGCAAGACCTCGTGGTGAAGacaaaagcttgtggcgagacctagcggcgaaggcaaaaccttgtggtgaGATCTCATGGCGAAGGAAAAAGCTTGCTGCAAGACTTAGCGGCCaaggcaagaccttgtggcaagagctagtggtgaaacTTTGTGGTAGAACCTTGTAGCGAAAACTAATGGCggaaccttgtggcaagagttagtggcgaagccttgtggcagaaccttgtggcaagagctaaaGACAGAACcttatggcaagagctagtggggAAATCCTTGCTGGGAGCATCCTAGCGGCTAACTCCCTTGAGACAGCTTCTCTCATGGCAATCTAACCTCACTCGACACCGAGCTCGAgcggaccccacatcacaaattttaattgttgtattttggcaacaacaactaagtgtcatttcatccttcattcattctcgtttctgctacaatccccatctggaacgtttgaatattttaagggCAAAACCCaatttagatgatgaatcatctaagtaatggtataaaaaatcatattttgtgcatggatgtaaaatgcaaaatgttcttttccatttcatttcggtttgagtcGACCACACCCAACTGCTGCTCCTTATTTTTATAGTCTCCTTTCCAGACTAAgctgtatgggtgcacccttgatagagTAATGGTGCCAATCTAtaatctcaaacccttatgcgatgcatgatcagtaATAttatcgtgaacatatgcacattttatcatcaatacatgtaaatgtaaTCTATTTGATGCATAGCATATCAAGTCATGTCAACatgataaaaatcataaaatcaggttttgagtcgaaccacttacaaattaagcatttttcataataCTAAATCTAATTGAGTAGTACTACTTGCCTTCTCAAGCTTACCGGGCTACTTTGATATTCACGCCTTACCTTGAAATACGTGCATCGAcccgatttgcatgccaacctcaaaattcgcacaagtcacttcataAGCCTCAAAGTaccataatcatcatatttatttaaataagcattaaaacttgtttttccataattttttgtattttctttattttacactctatttcttcctattttttctcaataaatccaaatatatacCTTTgtaactattttctccaatatttttccacaacaattcaatATATTCTAAGAACTTCAAGGGAAAATTCTAGAACTTACCTCTAAGTCTCATTTACATGCAAAACGAGGCTGGGCATTGCGAAAATCGAGAAATCGAAAAGGAAAATATCAACACTTTTTGCACAACCCTTGAGAGCATATTTTTCCAGGAATTTTGACATTTCTTGCACAATTTTCTATGCCCAGACGCGCCCTCACTCCCCTAAGAAGAAGCCCCACGCGCCTACGCATAAATGGCAGCGAGTGAGCCCATGCTCCGGCCTTCTTCCCTGACTCCAGCACACCAGAGATGCTGGGTTTCTCCATCAATGTTCTCTCCTCGCTGAGTCGATCCAGATGGCATAAGTCTCGGCGTGAAAGGAATACTGGAAGGCCTCCAATTTGCTGGCCAAAGACTCGACCTTACCATCTCTCTCCTTACTCTAGCAAGCTTCGAAACCCTCTTAAACCATCAAGAAAATGCTTCAAATTCTCTAGATTTGATCCTCATATCATAGAAAATAAAAGCCCCTTAATTTGGTGcctcaattcgttcaaaaaATGGGGTCGATTTGAAGTTCCAACTTCTTCTAAATCCTCGGCCAAGCTCCCCTATTTATACTCCAAATCGAGCCATAAAACGACCAATTTCTCATAACCCAAGGCCACTAATGTCTCCCCTTGCCCTATATCCGTCCAAAACTCACCGAAAGCAAcccaaaaaattgatttaagtGGCCAACTTTTTGGCCACTTTTGGCCGAAAATAGGCCATTTTCGATCATGCCAAGGCTGATTGTCAGCTAAGATCAATCCTAGGGCCTTGCCCTGAGGTCCCTTGCCACTTTCTTAGGACTTCTATGGTCGAATTCGATGATGGGATGGATCTTGGTAGGCCATGGCTTTCAAGCTCTTTTGGAAACTACACTATCACCCcatctcattttttaatttcatttttttagccGTCTCCATAAGGCCCTTGGGTTTTCCAACATTTCTTTTGAAACCTTTACATTCTAAATTTCTCGTTTGACCCTCGGGGTTCCAGAAAATACATCAATTCGACCTCccttgaaaaatttcaaaaattatactttagccCGGACTTATGCTTTGCTTGCAAAACCCCCCTATTTCACCCTAAAACCACCTAAGGGTTGTTTATCAGGCCCACTTTGACTTTTTTaagggttttgttgacttttcggaAGTCCTTTAGGACAATTCGGTTTTTCAACCCAAATTATGGctatattttagctataccgaaaatcatttctgatccgatttctttcgatgccataaattatGCCTTAAAATGCTCATTAACTCCTTCTCATTTTCCTTGGACATCTCGGCTCtagagcattccctgcagtcaattcgatCATTCATAATGGTAAGAATTTACCATATAAGCTCAATTTAtctgtaaatttcatttttaccccaagataatttactcttgagtcctttaaaAAACTTGGGATATTGCACTCACTTTGCTATTAGACTGCCGTGTCAACCACCATCGTTCTAGTTTTTTTCTCATGGCCCATCCCTGCCTTTGTCCACCATTGAAATTGTCAAGCTTCTCAGTTTCAGCAGACCcagatctcaatttggatatggTTCTATCCGCTGAACCATCTAGACTCGCTTCAGATCTGATCAGCCAAATCCAATagatttcatatttgtttttacCCAAATTTGGCTCAGAttcgatatttttttattcatttttagttgGGTTTATTAAATTATCTAATATTAGTTGGGGATTCTTTAATAGCTTCATTAAAGTACGATATTCCCTTGCTGGACTGGAATATCAAATTTTGGTTATAACAAGTTAAGGTGCATGCAATTTTGGCATAGATAGATTTAGATGATGCACTTTTGGGcttataaaaaatgtcaaaatcatGGAGCATTGATGAAAAACAGCGTAAAGATCGTAAGGACTTGTCTAAAATATATCTacatttatcaattaaattttgcaagattttttgaaagaaaaaaatgttataacTCTATGGTTGAAACTAAAATAGTTGTGTATGACGAAGAGCTTAATCAATAAGTTACATTTCAAGCAAATGTTGTATTCTTATCGAATGACTGAAGGTACGTCTATTGAAagccatttaattttttttaaagaaattgtttctGATTTAGAAAACATGGAGGCTAAATATGACGATGAGGATTTGGctctaattttgttatgttctctaCCAGACTCGTATTCAATTTTTAGAGACACCATACTCTATAGTCGTGATACTCTCATGCTAGATGAAGTTTATGATGCTTtattctcaaaagaaaaaattgataagcagTTATTGGGGAATTTTGAAAATCAGGGAAAGGGTTTGTTGATTAGAGGGAGAACACAAGGTAGAAACTTTGGTGGTAGAGGAAAGAGTAGATCCAAGTCCaggaataaagaaaaaacatgtaattattgtaagaagaaagaagataTAAAGAAAGAGTGTTATAAGCTGTAGAACAGACTTAAGAGATAGGAATCTAACcagaaaggaaaacaatcaGAAACTCTTGGTGAATCCAATATTGTTGAAGATAACAGTAATGATGGGAAACTTATGTTAGTATTTAATGAGGTTATTAAACCTAGTAAAGATTGGATCCTCGACATAGCATACACGTTTCATATGTCTCCTAATAGGGATTAGTTTTCGACATATAAAACTCTGAATTCTGATAATGTGTTGATGGACaataattcttcttgtaaaattgcTGGCATTggaacaaataaaattaagatgtttGATGGCATCGTTTGAACTTTAATTGATGTCAGACATGTTCTTGATCTtaaaagaaatgttattttattgagtactcttgatttaaATGGGAACAAGTTCATTAGTGAATGTGGAGTTATTAGGGTCAATAAAGGTGCTCTTGTTGTGATGAAAGGTACGAAACAGTACGATTGATTGTATGTTCTACAAGGTTCTACCGTTATAAGTGATGCTTttgtttctacttcttctttatctAATATTGATCTCACTCAGTTATGGCATATGCATCTTGGATATATGAGTGAAATAGGTATGGCTAAATTGAGTAAAAGATGACTTCTTGAAGGGTAGAGTACtgaaaaattggaattttgtgAGCACTGCATCTTTGGTAAGCAAAAACGGGTCAGATTTACTAAAggcattcataatataaaaggTAAACTGAACTATGTCCATTCTAATTTCTGAGGTCCATCCAAAGTACCCTTTGTAGGTGGTGCCAAATATATGTTAACTTTCATCGATAATTTTTTTAGGAAAGTGTATTCTTCTTAAAATAGAAGACTGAAGTTTTTACTACTTTCAAGTAATGGAAGACTATGATTGAGAAACACACTAACAGACAGATTAAGCGGCTCCGTACAaataatggtttagaattttgttcacatgaatttaatgatttttgcaAGAAAGAATGAATTCTAAGGCATTTAACAATTCCAggtatgccatagcaaaattgTGTAACCAAACGGATGAAACGAACCTTATTGAAAAATGTACGATGTATTCTGGTTTATCTAAGTTTTTTTGGGTCGAGGCTACTTATATAACATGTTTTTTGGTTAATCGCTCTTCTTCACTTGctattgataagaaaactctAGAAGAGTTATGGTCAAATACTCTTGCAAATTAttctgatttgaaaatttttggatgtcctgcatttgttcatgttgataatgaaaaattagGAACCAAGGTCTAACTGATGTCACTTCCTTAGTCATAAGCTTGGTGTTAAGGGTTATAAGTTATGGGATCTAGAAGCATATAAAGTTGTGATTAATAAAGATGTTATCTTTGATGAAATTGCTATGCTTCGTGGTTCATCTACAGCAGAATCTAACCTTATAGGTCATTAGAGTTTTGATATTCAGGTGGAACTTGAAATCGACAAGAGTCAAACATCTGAGCCGTCATCATCTCAGATTAAGTCAAACTTGAAAGAAACTGCCGATCCATCATATTATTGTATTGCTAAGGATAGACccaaaagaaatatcaaacctCCTCAGCAGTATGCTCAAGTTGATCTTGTTGGTTATGCTTTAAGTGCGGTTGAAGATATCCACTACAATAAATTTGTGTGGATTTTGGTAGTATTTCCCATAGTGTAGTTTTGGTTAGTATTTATCAGGAGATTAATTTTctgtgattttgttggaagaaatttttttggattatttCATATTGGAATTTTGTGTCAAGGTAGAGCTTGTTACAATTATAATtcgaaattcaaatttatctgTGATTAAAACCCATAGTCTTGACTGTgattatgatttcaaatttaattgtgattaagatgtcaaattcgattttgagtgagatttattttttctggagaaatatcatcattaattattttctaattagaatataattttttgtgtacatttatagatgattttaggtttataaataTGTGCCCAGGTCACATGGAATTTAACACAATGTGTgccaatatcacttttgtactaTCAATATttgattagtgatattttattctttctgcccgtaatttttctcaatttaggTTTTTCATGTACAATTCTGTGTTCGTGTGTGTGgttaattgatttgattttagtTTGTTTTCGATCTAATTTCgtaacattttcaattttagatcATGATTTACGAAAATGTTATGTTGCTCGCGtcgaataatataaaatttgccCAATGCAGGTAAATTAAGAGGAGGGGGTGGGTGTGGGCTCcattggggggaggggggaccAGACAACCCCCTGCAGGTCCCCGTTGGGCAACATATTGTTGCGCGACGCGGGCAACATAACACGCCTGTATGATTTGTGCCATTACATTTTATTGTTAATTGTGCCAAGTCCTGAAATGATAGCAAGTTATTCTATCACACTCATTAAGAGTAGTTATAGCAAAAATTCATGAAAGATTCAGGACTTTTTTTAAACACTGGAGGAGGAGAGCGTTGCAATCaatattttgcattttttttttaaattatggatACAGAACTAATCAGCTGATTGACTATTGACGAGTTCGAAGGTAGCAGTATATGTAAATTTATTGAACATCCATCAAAGCCACTGATAAATTCAGACATCTCAGGGTAATACAACAACCAAGATACCAAATCACAAAGCGGGTACCATTCCTTCTCATGAGAACAATCAACCGAAAGACATCATGTCGCAAGAATAGATTGAGGAGCAAGCAGTCTTGAAGATCAAGAGCCCATGTATTCATCCTTCAGATGGTGCTTTCACCTGTGAGACGTcacaaattcaatcaaattatGGACTATCACCACATGTGAAGCCCATCATCCATGGTATAAATATCTATTCTAAGTTGTTTTCTTGAAAGTATAATTGAAAGAGTAAAAGAATTGGGAAAGGACTTAAACCTTCAAAAATGAAGTCACGGATCACCGCGTATCTAACTTGTATACACGAAGTCGTCTGATGGAGTTTACATGTGTGCATGTGACAAAGCCAGCCCCATATTTTTTTTGGGAAAAATGCATAATTTCCAAGTacatgaaacaaattaaaacagtAAACCAATGAATTGGACAGACATATCCATAATCAAAAGAATGCAAATGAAACACAACAAATGTTACTGACCTTGTATGTTTGGGTCAATCAAGATTATATTTCTAATTCTATCTGAAACTCCCAGTTTCGGTATGCTGCGAGTGAGGGTAAGTTCCTTGAGTTCGGGCATTGCTCCTTCCTCAACTACAAACTCCTCCAGATGtcttgaattaatttttaacacTTTGAGTTTAGGAAAGCTGTCAGCTTCTCCAGAGCATGCCATCTCGCTCCCAAAGTATGAATCAAGTCCAAGTATAAGGATCTTAAGTCTAGGTAGTTTCTTCAAAGTCACCATTGGGTCCATTGTCAGCATAGTGAACTCAAGGATAAGCTCTTTGAGGCACGTTGGCAGTTTATCATGTCGTGGAAAGTCCACCATGCGGCTCCGGCACACGAGTAACTTAAGGTTTACATATGTAGACAGATCCAATGTTGATCTAAATTCAGTAGATAATCCCTGTGCCATATAAGTATCTTCTGTATCGTATAGCGATAATAAATGCAATTCTTCTAGCCTCTGTGACAGGGAGTTTGCACTTGACAATACCAAAATGATATGCTCAGTTGTAAAATAGACTTTCAGTCTTCTCAAACTAACAAGTTTGTGCAACCAATTGACCTCAAAAAGTTTGACAGGCAATCCATAGAGGCTCTGCAGGTCTGGTAAATAAACTTCAGATGGACGGAACCAATGGATATCCAAGTTGAACCCACAGACTGAAGGAGCCGAACATTTAGGAGGTAATAGAATATGTCTTAGTTGCTTCATTTTCCAGATGACATTAGGGAGGATGAGTTCAAGGCATTCATGTAGATCCAAAGTCagcaaattttttaaattgctTATGGCGAAAGGAAGCTCCACAATACACCCTCCCAATTCAAGGTGATGCAGGTGTATTAACTTCACAATTTCATTCATAACATCCCTCAGCGGAGTAGTGAAGCACTTTATTACTAGCACCTGAAGAGATTTGAAGCTTCTAAGATGATGCAGAACCTGCTTCCCACTATCTCTTGTCAAATCATCGAAATATAACAAAACCCGAAGATCTGGAGTTCGATaatttggaaaaacaaagttgCCAGCATCATTTTGATAGGCAGTGAGTCTGCGTGGTGCAGGGCAATCTGCCCTAGTGGCTACAACATCGAGAGTGTTAAAAAAGATCCCCGTGGCCTTCCTAAAGCAAAGGTCATGAAAGATATCATGAATACGACAAAGTCTAGTTGTCCCGTTGAACCCGCTCTCGACAACTTGAATTAGGTTTCTATCAATTAACTGATTTAGGAAATCTTGTCCCACATCCTCAACCGTCGTTTCTCCACTGTCATGCATAAATCCTTCAGCTGCCcataaattgattaatttgaatGCAGAAATTTTGTGATCCTTTGGAAATAGTCCAAAGTATaaaaaacatggtttcaactTTGAAGGTAAATCCTTGTAGCTCAAAGCAAAGATATTTAAACATTTGTCTTCATCTTTACCTATATTCTTTAATACCTCTCTCCATGCTAGTATGCTTGTCTTTCCTGATAACAACTGTGCTCTACCTACAATGGCAAGCGGCACACCGCCACAtctctttagtattttctcacCAATGTTTTTCAATCGTGAGGGATCACCATCTTCATCATTGTCTTGTGGGTCACCCACAACCATTTCGAAGAGCTTTCTACTCATTTCTTGGTCTAAGGGTTGCAATTCATGTGAAAAATATTGCTGTCCAAAATTTCTACCTATATATTTGTGTCGGGAAGTGATGATTATTCTACTGCCATTCATGGAAGTAACAGGAATGACATTTTTTAAAGCATTCAATGGTTCAATCTTCCATATATCATCAATTACTATCACATACCTGTTTTGGCTT
The sequence above is a segment of the Diospyros lotus cultivar Yz01 chromosome 7, ASM1463336v1, whole genome shotgun sequence genome. Coding sequences within it:
- the LOC127805988 gene encoding toMV susceptible protein tm-2-like, producing MAEAVISGVVPKLAGIAGNLIEKEGSRLSKLEKNILWIRDEMRCIRCFLEDADAEESKRTGLADLIRSIWGLAYHLEDITEAYFPKLLPLTTNDWKGCLSWFLRAKTIRDFAIKIEEIRERVDDINRRKQTYLVPDAGREVRDPRIFLHIDEVNVVGMDEHIQELVAELLDQDSRHRVILITGMAGVGKTTLAKKVYKSVQERFQCAAWISVFQQPNPNKLFYDIARQVGLTEEGCNHNLVGKLFQILSQNRYVIVIDDIWKIEPLNALKNVIPVTSMNGSRIIITSRHKYIGRNFGQQYFSHELQPLDQEMSRKLFEMVVGDPQDNDEDGDPSRLKNIGEKILKRCGGVPLAIVGRAQLLSGKTSILAWREVLKNIGKDEDKCLNIFALSYKDLPSKLKPCFLYFGLFPKDHKISAFKLINLWAAEGFMHDSGETTVEDVGQDFLNQLIDRNLIQVVESGFNGTTRLCRIHDIFHDLCFRKATGIFFNTLDVVATRADCPAPRRLTAYQNDAGNFVFPNYRTPDLRVLLYFDDLTRDSGKQVLHHLRSFKSLQVLVIKCFTTPLRDVMNEIVKLIHLHHLELGGCIVELPFAISNLKNLLTLDLHECLELILPNVIWKMKQLRHILLPPKCSAPSVCGFNLDIHWFRPSEVYLPDLQSLYGLPVKLFEVNWLHKLVSLRRLKVYFTTEHIILVLSSANSLSQRLEELHLLSLYDTEDTYMAQGLSTEFRSTLDLSTYVNLKLLVCRSRMVDFPRHDKLPTCLKELILEFTMLTMDPMVTLKKLPRLKILILGLDSYFGSEMACSGEADSFPKLKVLKINSRHLEEFVVEEGAMPELKELTLTRSIPKLGVSDRIRNIILIDPNIQDDFVYTS